In the Prochlorococcus sp. MIT 1307 genome, one interval contains:
- a CDS encoding CHAT domain-containing tetratricopeptide repeat protein gives MNRFALITALLMPVVIDGGLVVEAIPEVLVAQKKEELGLDDIDRLRERAEEAKESALYTKATEILETVLSIQEKDLGAEHLAVANTLNDLALLYDTQGFYDKAIPLFQRSLAVKEEVLGPKHPDTAKALNNLAWVYLELDLYSKAEPLFLRALAIDEKALGPEHPDTAIHLNNLGLLYRAQGQYYKAEPLLRRALAINEKILGPKHPDTAKALDNLGIVFSNQNLYSKAEPLFLRALAIHEKALGSEHPETGVSINNLAVVYFIQGKNNKAEPLLLRALAIQEKTLGLEHPETAERLINLGSFYNKTGRYNKAEPLLLRALAINEKVLGPDHAETAWGINNLAFFYNNQEHYKKAEMLYQRALTINKKVFGLEHPDTTITLNNLAMVYASQGDYDRAEQLIRQGLEVALTLIQREAPFLVINERSSFARAFDLDHARAFSSSFWSESGERLALFARLNRQGLLEDIEKRQSELANLPGPQQEITQRLQEITQELSSKNLKVEQRQTLRSKKEQLERNLYRLLPKLRPRIIQVDQVAKAMPSDSLLVEYQRYQLFDGAKSINQRWSDARYLAMLLKPNGEITSVDLGLAEPIEEKIEQALAASEEGLTGAQDLWNEVSQLVMTPLEEAIGGAETLFISPDAELNRIPFAALSSPTGDGLLGEAVQLRLFTTGRELLDLAKKSKQTNQQPLVVANPTFSPRKFWPRTKESNLISSTQRRSGDLSSMSWKPLPGTAKEGKAIAKLTNANLLLREKATALAVQEQESPKVLHLASHAYYLEDQDKGENPLLRSGIVLAGANQPDANSKDDGYLTALEVTKLDWQGTELVVVSGCESGKGDIQAGEGVYGLKRAIAVAGARSSLLSLWKVDDQATAAFMESFYQRLKAGVGRADALAATQKEFRNHPTNETWRLPYVWAAFQLSGDWRPIKW, from the coding sequence ATGAATCGCTTTGCCCTCATTACAGCTTTATTGATGCCAGTTGTGATCGATGGCGGGCTGGTTGTTGAAGCGATTCCTGAAGTACTTGTTGCTCAGAAGAAAGAAGAATTAGGACTTGATGATATTGACCGCCTAAGAGAGAGAGCTGAAGAAGCTAAAGAAAGTGCGTTGTACACAAAAGCAACTGAAATCTTAGAAACAGTTCTTTCAATACAGGAGAAAGATCTCGGAGCTGAACATCTGGCTGTAGCAAATACCCTCAATGATCTGGCTTTGTTATATGACACTCAAGGTTTCTATGACAAAGCAATACCGCTCTTTCAACGTTCCTTAGCAGTTAAAGAAGAAGTACTAGGACCAAAGCATCCTGATACGGCTAAGGCTTTAAACAATCTTGCTTGGGTATACCTCGAACTAGATCTTTATAGCAAAGCCGAACCTCTTTTCCTTCGAGCTTTGGCTATTGACGAAAAAGCACTCGGGCCAGAACATCCTGATACAGCAATACATCTCAACAACCTAGGTTTGTTATATCGAGCTCAAGGTCAATACTACAAAGCCGAGCCACTACTTCGACGTGCTTTGGCTATCAATGAAAAAATACTTGGGCCAAAGCACCCTGATACTGCTAAGGCTTTAGATAATCTTGGGATAGTATTTTCCAATCAGAATCTATACAGCAAAGCTGAGCCTCTCTTTCTGCGTGCCTTAGCTATTCATGAAAAAGCACTAGGGTCAGAACACCCTGAGACCGGTGTCAGTATCAACAACCTTGCTGTCGTTTATTTCATCCAAGGGAAAAACAACAAGGCCGAACCTCTATTGCTACGTGCTTTAGCTATTCAAGAAAAAACGTTAGGACTTGAGCATCCAGAAACAGCTGAAAGACTCATCAATTTAGGTTCTTTCTATAACAAGACTGGTCGTTACAACAAAGCAGAACCTTTATTGCTACGAGCTTTAGCAATCAATGAAAAAGTACTAGGACCAGACCACGCTGAAACAGCTTGGGGAATAAATAATTTAGCTTTCTTCTATAACAATCAAGAGCATTACAAGAAAGCTGAAATGCTCTATCAACGTGCTTTAACAATTAACAAAAAGGTTTTTGGCTTAGAGCATCCAGATACAACAATAACCCTCAACAATTTGGCGATGGTTTATGCCAGTCAAGGTGATTATGACCGAGCAGAACAACTGATAAGACAGGGACTAGAAGTTGCATTAACTCTGATCCAACGAGAGGCTCCTTTCCTTGTCATTAATGAACGCAGTTCTTTTGCCCGAGCTTTTGACCTTGACCATGCAAGAGCTTTTTCCAGCTCGTTTTGGAGTGAATCAGGAGAAAGGCTTGCTTTATTTGCGAGGCTGAACCGTCAGGGTTTGTTAGAAGATATTGAGAAGCGTCAATCAGAGTTAGCCAATTTGCCTGGCCCACAGCAAGAAATAACACAAAGACTACAAGAAATCACCCAAGAGCTCTCATCAAAGAATTTGAAGGTTGAACAACGTCAAACTTTGCGCTCAAAAAAAGAACAATTAGAACGCAATCTTTATCGTTTACTACCCAAACTCAGACCACGCATTATTCAAGTCGACCAAGTTGCCAAAGCAATGCCAAGTGACTCTTTACTAGTGGAGTATCAGCGCTATCAACTTTTTGATGGTGCTAAATCAATAAATCAGCGTTGGAGTGATGCTCGTTATCTTGCAATGCTCTTAAAACCCAACGGAGAGATCACCTCTGTTGATTTAGGTCTTGCAGAACCAATAGAAGAAAAGATTGAACAAGCTCTTGCAGCTTCTGAGGAAGGCTTGACGGGTGCTCAGGATCTATGGAATGAAGTTAGTCAGTTAGTTATGACGCCATTAGAAGAAGCAATTGGAGGAGCGGAAACTTTATTTATTTCACCAGATGCTGAGCTCAACCGAATCCCATTCGCAGCACTTAGTTCACCAACTGGCGATGGATTATTAGGAGAAGCTGTTCAACTTCGTTTATTCACGACTGGCCGAGAGTTATTGGATCTTGCCAAAAAGTCAAAGCAAACTAATCAACAACCGCTGGTCGTAGCCAATCCTACTTTTAGCCCTAGGAAGTTTTGGCCTCGCACAAAAGAGTCGAATTTGATTTCTTCCACTCAACGACGCTCTGGTGATCTCAGCTCAATGAGTTGGAAACCATTACCTGGAACAGCCAAGGAAGGAAAAGCGATTGCCAAACTCACTAATGCAAACTTGTTGCTACGAGAAAAAGCAACAGCATTAGCTGTTCAAGAACAAGAATCACCCAAGGTCTTGCACCTAGCAAGTCATGCTTATTACCTAGAAGATCAAGATAAAGGCGAAAACCCACTTCTTAGAAGTGGAATAGTTCTAGCTGGTGCGAATCAACCTGATGCTAATAGCAAAGATGATGGTTATCTCACTGCTTTAGAAGTGACCAAGCTCGATTGGCAAGGCACAGAGCTTGTCGTTGTCTCTGGTTGTGAATCTGGGAAAGGCGACATACAAGCAGGAGAAGGTGTTTATGGTCTTAAACGTGCCATTGCTGTAGCAGGTGCTCGCTCTAGTTTGCTATCGCTTTGGAAGGTGGATGATCAAGCAACCGCTGCTTTTATGGAAAGTTTTTATCAACGGCTCAAAGCTGGAGTAGGAAGAGCAGATGCTTTAGCCGCAACGCAAAAGGAATTTAGGAATCACCCAACCAACGAGACCTGGCGACTTCCTTATGTATGGGCAGCCTTCCAGCTCAGTGGGGATTGGAGACCAATTAAATGGTGA
- a CDS encoding phage major capsid protein, with translation MTTDTAIKTRFLDLDSKAADSDTFNLSFSSENPVPTPLGDEVLSHKREAVDLSRLNDGAPFLWNHQPNEVLGVVESAEIVNEKGRATVRWGTSDEAIAKRKEVTQGILQNISVGYQINESEYTDDGKTLVTRWQPVEISLVAVPSDNSIGIHRSHPSYSEPMTASIPKEVETISNDWQSAEYRDATRDFSMVRAIQASVSGDWSQAGLEREVNQELQLQTGKRSQGFLVPNNAWSKRAYVTSSASAGGYAVATEHLADQFVESLRPSSAVVELGARMLPGLVGNVDIPARNASSTTYWIGADDADSVTESTGTLRNISMQPKTIGAYSKYSHLMSLQSTPEIEELIKSDIIAKIAEGIDVAAINGSGSSSQPLGILNTTGIGSVAGGTNGAAADLDDFVDLKKAVSVDNADLENCAFLTNAKVEGAVHKLKDSNGDYILSPYGAELGKQQILSRRFHVSNNVPSDLTKGSGSGLSAILYGNFKDLLIGMWGSLEVLVDPYTDIAKGTVGIRALQSIDIAVRHAESFAAMKDAIAS, from the coding sequence ATGACTACGGATACAGCGATTAAGACAAGATTCTTAGATCTCGATTCCAAGGCGGCTGATAGCGACACTTTTAACCTGTCTTTTAGTTCAGAGAATCCAGTCCCTACTCCACTAGGAGATGAAGTGCTCTCTCATAAAAGGGAAGCCGTTGATCTATCTCGTCTAAATGATGGGGCGCCCTTCCTTTGGAACCATCAACCGAATGAAGTTTTAGGTGTTGTTGAATCTGCCGAAATCGTTAATGAAAAAGGACGAGCAACTGTTCGCTGGGGAACATCTGATGAAGCTATTGCCAAGAGAAAAGAAGTCACACAAGGAATCCTCCAGAACATTTCGGTTGGGTATCAAATCAACGAAAGCGAATACACCGACGACGGCAAAACCTTAGTGACCCGCTGGCAACCAGTGGAGATCTCCTTGGTCGCTGTACCAAGTGACAACTCGATTGGTATTCACCGATCACACCCCTCTTATTCAGAACCTATGACTGCCTCAATCCCCAAAGAAGTAGAAACCATCTCTAACGATTGGCAATCCGCAGAATATCGAGACGCGACAAGAGACTTCAGCATGGTCAGAGCAATTCAAGCTTCTGTCTCTGGCGATTGGTCGCAAGCTGGTCTTGAGCGAGAAGTTAACCAAGAATTGCAGCTACAAACTGGCAAGCGTTCACAAGGTTTCCTCGTCCCAAATAATGCTTGGAGCAAGCGTGCTTATGTCACATCCTCTGCATCAGCAGGTGGTTATGCAGTCGCTACAGAACACCTCGCAGATCAGTTCGTTGAGTCTTTAAGACCAAGCTCTGCTGTCGTTGAATTAGGTGCTCGCATGTTGCCTGGATTGGTTGGCAACGTAGACATTCCTGCAAGAAATGCTTCCTCTACTACCTATTGGATTGGAGCTGATGACGCTGACAGCGTGACTGAATCAACAGGCACTCTGCGCAATATCTCCATGCAGCCAAAGACTATCGGGGCATACAGCAAGTACAGCCATTTGATGTCTCTGCAGTCCACTCCAGAAATCGAGGAACTGATCAAATCAGACATCATCGCCAAGATTGCTGAAGGTATTGATGTAGCTGCAATTAACGGCAGTGGTTCAAGTTCTCAACCTTTAGGCATCCTCAACACAACTGGTATTGGATCTGTAGCAGGTGGGACCAATGGAGCCGCGGCTGATTTGGATGATTTTGTAGACCTCAAAAAAGCTGTCTCTGTTGACAATGCTGATCTCGAAAACTGTGCGTTCCTAACAAATGCAAAGGTTGAAGGTGCAGTCCACAAACTCAAAGACTCCAATGGTGATTACATCCTTTCTCCATATGGTGCTGAGTTAGGCAAGCAGCAGATTCTTTCAAGACGTTTCCACGTATCTAACAACGTTCCTTCTGACCTCACAAAAGGTTCAGGCAGTGGCTTGAGTGCAATCCTTTACGGCAATTTCAAAGACTTGTTGATCGGCATGTGGGGATCACTCGAAGTGCTGGTCGATCCATACACCGACATCGCCAAAGGCACTGTTGGCATACGGGCTTTGCAGTCAATCGACATTGCTGTCAGACATGCTGAATCCTTTGCTGCCATGAAGGACGCAATCGCGTCTTAA
- a CDS encoding carbonic anhydrase, with amino-acid sequence MSLRHPLFHRTILALLLDVQESGYEPPTLENREVFKAELLQELEEGIAPIIDRCCYRNPSVKRSEEESNLPKC; translated from the coding sequence ATGTCTTTACGTCACCCCCTTTTCCATAGAACCATCTTGGCTCTTCTATTAGATGTTCAAGAATCAGGGTATGAACCACCAACGCTTGAGAATAGAGAAGTATTTAAAGCTGAACTTCTACAAGAATTAGAAGAAGGTATAGCTCCCATTATTGATCGATGTTGTTATCGGAATCCATCAGTGAAAAGAAGCGAAGAAGAGTCAAACCTTCCCAAGTGTTGA
- a CDS encoding AAA family ATPase codes for MSRRVFNDHTDSFERLILLGVLPRDHIQREGYDYSTDLKAELQKRDREEREGKRPIPTHTGKPLGKHLGKVKPRKAPIPSDLGKPISVGELLKSRENAEWIVDSFGAKGALVSLAADVGTGKTTFLYSLASCIGKGEPFLKNKEGIGQLTTKKSRVLFVQADEPKNDCWRKCKIMGLTQDAFDFVFGEDGFNSLDLPRLERLIDEGGYGVVMLDSVTTLLANRGVSIKDPEFAKPLYDLNNLASRKNILIVITSHLRKPEHQQRGDVSMFDILGAGTQVGAVSDVWAISRAPNSTPKQCQFVLSCLEKARNCEVGTCWNLEGNKEDLSWVFESVTGEEELLPSVKKDLRSYAELYLSESEEWRTIEEVAVHFGKNKEHTRAVLMDLFVEEVIERKKQKLGIEVGGRPKWVYRGKRGFPRCAGIGDN; via the coding sequence ATGTCTAGAAGGGTTTTTAACGATCACACAGATTCCTTTGAAAGACTGATCCTTTTAGGAGTTTTGCCAAGGGATCACATACAAAGAGAGGGCTATGACTATTCAACTGATTTAAAAGCTGAGCTTCAAAAACGAGATCGTGAGGAACGTGAAGGGAAAAGGCCTATACCCACACACACAGGAAAACCACTAGGGAAACATCTAGGGAAAGTAAAACCAAGAAAAGCCCCTATTCCCTCTGACCTAGGGAAACCTATTTCTGTAGGCGAATTGCTCAAATCAAGAGAAAACGCTGAATGGATTGTTGATTCTTTTGGGGCTAAAGGTGCGTTGGTAAGTCTCGCGGCAGATGTTGGAACTGGAAAAACAACCTTCCTTTACTCACTTGCTTCCTGCATTGGGAAGGGAGAACCGTTTTTAAAGAATAAAGAAGGAATAGGCCAGCTCACAACAAAGAAAAGCAGGGTGCTTTTTGTTCAAGCGGATGAACCTAAAAATGATTGTTGGCGTAAGTGCAAAATCATGGGTTTAACCCAGGATGCCTTTGATTTTGTTTTTGGCGAAGACGGATTTAACAGCCTCGATCTTCCACGCCTTGAACGACTGATTGATGAGGGTGGCTATGGCGTTGTCATGTTGGACAGTGTGACCACACTCCTGGCAAATCGTGGAGTCTCAATAAAAGATCCTGAGTTTGCAAAACCTTTATATGACCTCAACAACCTTGCCAGCAGGAAAAATATTCTCATTGTTATTACTTCCCACTTGCGAAAACCAGAACATCAACAAAGGGGTGATGTATCCATGTTCGATATTCTGGGCGCTGGTACTCAGGTTGGTGCTGTTAGTGATGTGTGGGCAATTTCACGAGCACCAAATTCAACGCCAAAACAGTGCCAATTCGTTCTGTCTTGTTTAGAGAAAGCTAGGAACTGTGAAGTCGGGACTTGTTGGAATCTTGAGGGAAACAAGGAAGATCTTTCCTGGGTGTTTGAGAGCGTTACTGGAGAAGAGGAATTGCTCCCTTCCGTTAAAAAGGATTTGAGGAGTTATGCAGAGCTTTACTTGTCTGAATCAGAAGAGTGGAGAACGATTGAAGAAGTTGCAGTCCACTTTGGTAAGAACAAGGAACATACAAGAGCTGTCTTGATGGATCTCTTTGTAGAGGAAGTGATTGAGCGCAAAAAACAGAAGTTAGGTATTGAAGTTGGTGGTCGTCCTAAGTGGGTTTATAGAGGTAAAAGAGGTTTTCCTAGGTGTGCGGGTATAGGGGATAACTAA